Proteins from a genomic interval of Gemmatimonas sp.:
- a CDS encoding SDR family oxidoreductase, whose product MTQARAPHAPDVAQQFLDDLRKATLLLEQVVADRSLLLLAAQEDRRRFDEAVANVFQPDARARRSMVKATARERKLAAARRDEERLQDTGIRVLRRRPVFTTPNVYLLGEAGAGTSSIAPGGADDDAVEPRGGTAVSPPETVVPQHCYICKQKFVTVHHFYDQMCTACADFNYHKRTELVDLSGRTALLTGGRVKIGYQAGLKLLRCGARLLVTTRFPRDSAMRYAQEPDFEVWRDRLEIFGLDLRHTPSVETFCAQLLQSEARLDFIVNNACQTVRRPPAFYAHMMQHEQASAHTLPPAARRVLQRYEELRASSPSQGTSLRAVGPAETGALEALGLTQAAALSQVPLLPEDHDASAQLFPAGQLDQDLQQIDRRSRNSWRLLLDEVPSVELLEVQLVNAVAPFLLNARLKPLMLRTDNRDKHIVNVSAMEGQFYRHNKTTRHPHTNMAKAALNMMTRTSAADYQQDGIHMNSVDTGWITDEDVAEIAQRKVENHRFHPPLDIVDGAARIVDPIIDGVATGRHQWGQFLKDYAPTDW is encoded by the coding sequence ATGACCCAGGCACGCGCCCCACACGCTCCCGATGTTGCCCAGCAGTTCCTTGATGACTTGCGAAAGGCCACCCTGCTGCTGGAGCAGGTGGTGGCCGATCGCAGCCTGCTGCTGCTCGCCGCGCAGGAGGACCGACGCCGCTTCGACGAGGCCGTGGCCAACGTCTTCCAGCCCGATGCCCGTGCCCGACGATCGATGGTGAAGGCGACCGCGCGCGAGCGGAAGCTCGCCGCGGCGCGGCGTGACGAAGAACGACTGCAGGACACGGGCATCCGCGTGTTGCGTCGGCGACCGGTGTTCACGACACCCAACGTGTATCTGCTGGGCGAGGCCGGCGCCGGCACCTCCTCGATCGCGCCGGGCGGGGCTGACGACGACGCGGTGGAGCCACGCGGGGGCACAGCGGTGTCGCCCCCGGAAACCGTCGTGCCGCAGCACTGCTACATCTGCAAGCAGAAGTTCGTCACGGTCCATCACTTCTACGACCAGATGTGCACCGCGTGCGCCGATTTCAACTATCACAAGCGCACGGAGCTGGTGGACCTGAGCGGGCGCACCGCCCTGCTGACCGGGGGCCGCGTGAAGATCGGCTATCAGGCCGGTCTCAAGCTGCTCCGGTGCGGCGCACGGCTGCTGGTCACCACGCGATTCCCGCGGGATTCCGCCATGCGCTACGCGCAGGAGCCGGACTTCGAGGTATGGCGGGACCGCCTCGAAATCTTCGGACTCGACTTGCGCCACACGCCGAGCGTGGAAACGTTCTGCGCGCAGCTGCTGCAGTCGGAAGCCCGACTCGACTTCATCGTGAACAACGCGTGTCAGACGGTTCGACGCCCCCCGGCGTTTTACGCCCACATGATGCAGCACGAACAGGCGTCGGCGCATACGCTCCCGCCCGCGGCGCGACGCGTCCTGCAGCGGTACGAGGAGCTGCGTGCCTCCTCGCCGTCTCAGGGGACGTCGCTGCGCGCGGTCGGCCCGGCGGAAACGGGGGCGCTCGAGGCGTTGGGACTCACGCAGGCGGCGGCGCTGTCGCAGGTACCGCTGCTCCCCGAGGATCATGACGCGTCGGCGCAGCTCTTTCCTGCGGGACAGCTCGACCAGGACCTGCAGCAGATCGACCGGCGTTCGCGCAATTCGTGGCGCCTGCTGCTGGACGAGGTGCCCAGCGTGGAGCTGCTCGAGGTGCAACTGGTGAATGCGGTCGCGCCGTTCCTGCTCAACGCGCGGCTCAAGCCCCTCATGCTCCGCACGGACAACCGCGACAAGCACATCGTCAACGTCTCGGCCATGGAGGGACAGTTCTATCGCCACAACAAGACGACGCGGCACCCGCACACGAACATGGCGAAAGCGGCGCTCAACATGATGACCCGCACGTCGGCAGCCGACTATCAGCAGGACGGCATCCACATGAACAGTGTGGATACCGGCTGGATCACCGACGAGGACGTGGCCGAGATCGCACAGCGCAAGGTGGAGAACCACCGGTTTCACCCACCGCTCGACATCGTGGACGGTGCCGCCCGCATCGTCGACCCCATCATCGACGGCGTCGCCACGGGCCGTCATCAATGGGGGCAGTTCCTCAAGGATTACGCGCCCACCGACTGGTAG
- a CDS encoding prolyl oligopeptidase family serine peptidase → MSGVSALAAPLVAQPAPLALTDLLDVRATSAGALSEDGRWLVATMTRPRTSLGIDYNRSFGDPTYVAPARRESFIVDTRTGERSPLFPTPRVIAGSAWTPDGSTLAVLVHASDPAADDRFEVLLIDRATRRQTALRLPANRYAFERSRLQWSSDGRRLYLSLRSTAWRGTAKAEFARLTTGPRIVQSSEEPFLAWNGLQRLGSMESVVAIDRRTGSSTDVLAEAMRPQWAVTRDGRTIVYADDITRRTDYDVIGGTDLRLMARDVAGGAETVIFPALRNIRLVWARDGRRHAYTRDDQLWVGTVGDSARTRLAGDTTARGDTTADARARRQRERFTPVSWIEGDAPALLASNVEGLWLLDPVTRARRLVLRAVDSLPSLPRAQFIGAVANGQQLLFALQSKTAWQRAIVRVDRATLQADTLLADSRNLAPFTMSADGSTAIVSGGDGNRPFDLWALHAPYTALTRLTDANPTLAARALGRTELLSYLDADGRTEYGVVHYPAGFTTGRPYPTIFIIYEDFFADTWDAMANLLNAHGYVVVKPSVRFDIGYPGEAWVKGVTAAANKLIEMGVADSTRLGVHGTSYGGYATNLLITQTNRFKAAVNISGKVDMISFYTDSPRLGVRNVHAAEKSQDRLGATLWQQPQKYVAHSAVMFADRITTPLLLMTGELDANVPALNTREMYYALRRLNKPVTWVTYSQGGHGTPLSSLDDWTDFHERLLAWYAKHLKSAPTLP, encoded by the coding sequence GTGTCCGGCGTTTCCGCGCTCGCTGCCCCCCTCGTCGCCCAACCCGCCCCCCTCGCGCTCACCGACCTGCTCGACGTGCGCGCCACGTCGGCCGGGGCCCTGTCCGAGGATGGGCGCTGGCTGGTGGCCACCATGACCCGACCGCGCACCAGTCTCGGGATCGACTACAACCGCAGCTTCGGCGATCCCACCTACGTTGCGCCCGCGCGGCGCGAATCGTTCATCGTGGATACCCGCACCGGGGAGCGATCGCCCCTCTTCCCCACCCCGCGCGTCATCGCCGGCAGCGCCTGGACCCCCGATGGCAGCACCCTGGCGGTGCTGGTGCATGCCAGCGACCCGGCGGCCGACGACCGATTCGAGGTGCTGCTCATCGACCGGGCCACGCGCCGGCAAACGGCGCTGCGGCTTCCGGCCAATCGCTATGCCTTCGAGCGCAGCCGCCTGCAATGGAGCAGCGACGGGCGCCGGCTGTATCTCTCCCTGCGCAGCACGGCGTGGCGGGGCACCGCCAAAGCAGAGTTCGCGCGCCTCACCACGGGCCCGCGCATCGTGCAATCGAGTGAGGAGCCCTTCCTTGCCTGGAACGGGCTGCAGCGCCTCGGCAGCATGGAATCGGTGGTGGCAATCGACCGCCGTACGGGCAGCTCCACCGACGTGCTGGCCGAGGCGATGCGCCCGCAGTGGGCGGTGACCCGCGACGGCCGCACGATCGTGTACGCCGATGACATCACGCGCAGGACCGACTACGACGTAATCGGCGGGACCGACCTGCGGCTCATGGCGCGGGACGTGGCCGGGGGCGCGGAAACCGTGATCTTTCCGGCGCTCCGCAACATCCGGCTGGTGTGGGCGCGCGACGGCCGCCGGCACGCCTACACCCGCGACGACCAGCTGTGGGTGGGCACGGTGGGCGACAGTGCGCGCACGCGACTGGCCGGCGACACGACGGCCCGCGGCGATACCACCGCCGACGCGCGGGCCCGTCGGCAGCGCGAACGCTTCACTCCCGTGAGCTGGATCGAAGGGGACGCGCCGGCGCTGCTTGCCAGCAACGTGGAAGGACTCTGGCTGCTGGACCCGGTCACGCGCGCGCGTCGTCTGGTGCTGCGCGCCGTCGATTCCCTCCCCTCGCTGCCACGGGCGCAGTTCATTGGTGCCGTGGCCAATGGCCAGCAGCTGCTCTTCGCCCTGCAATCGAAAACGGCGTGGCAACGCGCCATCGTGCGCGTGGATCGCGCCACCCTGCAGGCGGACACGCTCCTGGCCGACTCACGCAATCTCGCACCGTTCACCATGTCGGCCGATGGCAGTACCGCCATCGTGAGCGGTGGTGACGGCAACCGGCCGTTCGACCTGTGGGCGCTGCACGCGCCGTACACGGCGCTCACCCGCCTGACCGACGCCAACCCCACCCTCGCTGCGCGCGCCCTGGGACGTACGGAGCTGCTCAGCTATCTCGACGCCGATGGCCGCACCGAATACGGGGTGGTGCACTACCCCGCCGGCTTCACCACGGGGCGCCCGTATCCCACCATTTTCATCATCTACGAGGACTTCTTCGCCGATACCTGGGACGCCATGGCGAATCTGCTCAATGCGCACGGCTACGTGGTGGTGAAGCCGTCGGTGCGCTTCGACATTGGCTACCCCGGCGAAGCCTGGGTCAAGGGGGTGACCGCCGCCGCCAACAAGCTCATCGAGATGGGCGTGGCCGACAGCACCCGGCTGGGCGTGCACGGCACCAGCTACGGTGGCTACGCCACCAACCTGCTGATCACGCAAACCAATCGGTTCAAGGCGGCCGTGAACATCAGCGGCAAGGTGGACATGATCAGCTTCTACACCGATTCGCCCCGCCTTGGCGTGCGCAACGTGCACGCGGCGGAGAAGAGCCAGGACCGCCTCGGCGCCACGCTCTGGCAGCAGCCGCAGAAGTACGTGGCGCATTCGGCGGTGATGTTTGCCGACCGCATCACGACGCCCCTGCTGCTGATGACCGGTGAGCTCGACGCCAACGTGCCGGCGCTCAACACGCGCGAGATGTACTACGCGCTTCGCCGCCTCAACAAGCCGGTCACCTGGGTCACCTACAGCCAGGGGGGGCACGGCACCCCGCTGTCGTCGCTGGACGACTGGACCGACTTCCATGAGCGGCTGCTGGCGTGGTACGCCAAGCACCTCAAGAGCGCGCCGACCCTGCCGTGA
- a CDS encoding serine hydrolase domain-containing protein yields the protein MPARSFPLVMGALLVAAGLGPIACSEAAPTAAAAAPSVPTPPAGTGDAIWMAQLQRTLDSAVRAVPLRGASAAVVLADGRIWRGVAGFSVPGVPMDTAMRLGIGSITKSITATLLVRLAEQGRLSLDDSIGRWLPPIRHVDPAITVRQLLNHTSGVFDVTDAPGYRDSILADVNARWTPQRLLGLLRPPLFQRGAGWSYANTNYQLAGLVAEAVGGRPLHQLVREALLAPIGVTAPFLDQYETPTGPLPGGWTGGVNNVMATRVSTYSAAWAAGAYFSTPEALARWWQSLLTGRLVGPASLAAMMTTAGPEGYGLGIVRRQLVGRPVWSHTGEIRGFSSVAAFDTTRRFTVVLIANENPAPVTLIAGALVGVAATVASP from the coding sequence ATGCCTGCTCGTTCCTTTCCCCTGGTAATGGGCGCGCTGCTGGTGGCCGCCGGCCTCGGGCCCATTGCGTGTTCCGAGGCAGCGCCGACGGCGGCGGCGGCGGCACCGTCGGTGCCTACCCCTCCGGCCGGCACCGGTGACGCCATCTGGATGGCCCAGCTGCAACGCACACTCGACAGTGCCGTGCGGGCCGTCCCCTTGCGCGGGGCGTCGGCGGCCGTGGTCCTCGCCGACGGGCGCATCTGGCGGGGCGTGGCCGGTTTCTCCGTCCCCGGTGTGCCCATGGATACCGCCATGCGGCTCGGCATTGGCAGCATCACCAAGAGCATTACGGCCACCCTGCTGGTCCGTCTCGCCGAACAGGGACGCCTGTCGCTGGACGATTCCATTGGCCGCTGGCTCCCGCCCATCCGGCACGTGGACCCCGCCATTACCGTGCGTCAGCTGCTCAATCACACCAGCGGCGTCTTCGACGTCACCGATGCACCCGGCTACCGCGATTCCATCCTCGCCGACGTAAACGCGCGCTGGACCCCGCAACGGCTGCTCGGGCTGCTGCGCCCGCCGCTCTTCCAGCGGGGAGCGGGGTGGAGCTACGCCAACACCAACTACCAGCTGGCGGGACTGGTGGCCGAAGCCGTTGGCGGTCGCCCGTTGCACCAGCTCGTGCGCGAAGCCCTGCTGGCACCGATCGGGGTGACCGCCCCGTTCCTCGATCAGTACGAAACACCCACGGGCCCACTGCCGGGTGGCTGGACAGGCGGAGTGAACAACGTGATGGCCACCCGGGTGTCCACGTATAGCGCCGCGTGGGCGGCCGGCGCGTACTTCTCCACACCGGAGGCACTGGCGCGCTGGTGGCAGAGCCTGCTGACCGGTCGGCTGGTGGGCCCTGCGTCGCTCGCCGCCATGATGACCACGGCGGGACCCGAGGGGTACGGGTTGGGCATCGTGCGTCGGCAGCTCGTCGGACGCCCCGTGTGGTCGCACACCGGGGAGATCCGCGGCTTTTCGTCGGTGGCCGCGTTCGACACGACGCGGCGATTTACGGTGGTGTTGATCGCGAACGAGAACCCGGCACCGGTGACCCTCATCGCCGGCGCGCTGGTAGGCGTGGCAGCCACGGTGGCGTCACCGTGA
- a CDS encoding patatin-like phospholipase family protein has product MVLGGGGARGAYQVGVLHAIAARYPTLQVPILVGVSAGAVNATHLAAHRGTFAEAMDALVQHWLSLTPDQVFRVDASSLAANVMRSGFRLVAGGQGHPEQFQGMVDTAPLREFLERVLERNPDGTLPGIAHNLDRGRLRALALCGTSYTTSQSVTWVQGRDIALWERPQRRSEQTHLQVDHVLASTALPLLFPATRVGNEWFGDGGIRLTSPLSPALHLGASRIITIATRYDRSGTEAAQPQVSGYPPPAQVLGVLYNAVFLDLIDQDVLRLQRTNRLVERLPPEHRHGLRVVDMLVLRPSRDLGRLAGDYEPRLPRVFRFLTRGLGTRKTASPDILSLVMFQQDYLRRLIELGEEDVHHQWERIQAFLERGPRGGIGVPAPA; this is encoded by the coding sequence ATGGTCCTCGGCGGGGGCGGCGCGCGCGGCGCGTACCAGGTGGGGGTCCTCCATGCCATCGCGGCCCGCTACCCGACGCTCCAGGTGCCCATCCTCGTTGGGGTGTCGGCCGGGGCGGTGAATGCCACCCATCTGGCGGCCCACCGCGGCACGTTCGCCGAGGCGATGGACGCGCTGGTGCAGCACTGGTTGTCGCTCACCCCCGATCAGGTGTTTCGCGTGGATGCGTCGTCGCTCGCCGCCAACGTGATGCGCAGCGGTTTCCGGCTGGTCGCCGGCGGGCAGGGGCACCCCGAGCAATTTCAGGGGATGGTCGACACCGCCCCGCTGCGCGAATTCCTCGAGCGGGTCCTGGAACGCAACCCGGATGGTACGCTGCCCGGCATTGCGCACAACCTCGACCGCGGGCGGCTGCGGGCCCTCGCGCTCTGCGGCACCAGCTACACGACGTCACAGAGCGTGACCTGGGTGCAGGGGCGCGACATCGCCCTCTGGGAACGCCCGCAGCGGCGCAGTGAGCAGACACACCTGCAGGTCGATCATGTGCTCGCCTCCACGGCGCTGCCGCTGCTCTTCCCGGCCACGCGCGTGGGGAACGAGTGGTTCGGCGACGGCGGCATTCGCCTCACGTCCCCGCTCTCGCCGGCGCTGCACCTCGGCGCCTCGCGCATCATCACCATTGCCACACGCTACGATCGCAGCGGCACCGAGGCGGCCCAGCCGCAGGTGTCCGGCTATCCGCCGCCGGCGCAGGTGCTGGGCGTGCTGTACAACGCGGTGTTTCTCGACCTCATCGATCAGGACGTCCTGCGGCTGCAGCGCACCAACCGGCTCGTCGAACGACTGCCCCCCGAGCATCGTCACGGGCTGCGGGTGGTGGACATGCTGGTCCTGCGCCCATCACGCGACCTCGGGCGCCTCGCCGGTGATTACGAACCGCGCCTGCCGCGGGTGTTCCGCTTCCTCACCCGCGGGCTGGGCACCCGCAAGACCGCCAGCCCCGACATCCTGTCGCTCGTCATGTTCCAGCAGGACTACTTGCGACGCCTGATCGAGCTGGGCGAGGAGGATGTCCACCACCAGTGGGAGCGCATTCAGGCGTTCCTCGAGCGGGGGCCACGCGGGGGCATCGGGGTGCCGGCACCGGCTTAG
- a CDS encoding DUF1566 domain-containing protein: MFRSHAPIAAFTMMGLLACVGSGRTVPTEPPAAAARKVPGTGQLACFNEVSPIPCPSAGQPFFGQDGNADRRALSLQANADSTVTDLVTGLIWTRAVSGPLSWDEARMRAAALRTAGQTDWRVPTIKELYTLIDFGRGYFSTVAATSVPFLDTTRFAFAYATGERFFDVQLWSATAYVATTMNNDATVFGVNFADGRIKGYPRFEPGSNGRVPQLMRVRYVRGPAYGENRYIDQGNGTVRDATTGLTWQQVDDGTPRNWRDALAYCAALDVGGQTGWRLPNAKELHTIVDYTRAPTVTGTAALAPPLRASSMESYYWSGTTIADGPSDDRYGKAVYFAFGRALGWMEMPPGSGLVQLIDVHGAGAQRADFKRGNPAQFPRGFGPQGDEVRITNFVRCVRG, translated from the coding sequence ATGTTCCGTAGCCATGCCCCGATCGCCGCGTTCACGATGATGGGTCTGTTGGCCTGCGTTGGCTCCGGACGAACGGTTCCCACCGAGCCCCCGGCCGCGGCGGCACGGAAGGTACCAGGCACCGGCCAGCTCGCCTGCTTCAACGAGGTGTCGCCAATCCCCTGCCCGTCTGCTGGCCAACCGTTCTTCGGGCAGGACGGCAACGCCGATAGGCGGGCGCTCTCGCTGCAAGCGAACGCCGACAGCACGGTCACGGATCTCGTCACTGGCCTCATCTGGACCCGGGCGGTGTCCGGCCCACTCAGCTGGGACGAGGCCAGGATGCGCGCCGCGGCGCTGCGGACCGCCGGCCAGACCGATTGGCGCGTGCCCACCATCAAGGAGCTGTATACGCTCATCGATTTCGGTCGCGGCTACTTCTCCACGGTCGCCGCGACGTCAGTGCCGTTTCTCGACACCACGCGCTTCGCGTTCGCCTACGCCACCGGGGAGCGGTTCTTCGACGTTCAGCTGTGGTCCGCCACCGCCTACGTGGCCACCACCATGAACAACGACGCCACGGTGTTCGGCGTCAACTTCGCGGACGGGCGCATCAAGGGGTATCCGCGCTTCGAGCCCGGAAGCAACGGTCGCGTTCCGCAGTTGATGCGCGTCCGCTATGTGCGCGGACCCGCCTACGGCGAGAACCGCTATATCGATCAGGGCAACGGTACGGTGCGGGATGCCACCACGGGCTTGACCTGGCAGCAAGTCGATGACGGGACACCACGGAATTGGCGGGACGCCCTGGCGTACTGCGCCGCGCTGGACGTGGGGGGGCAGACCGGATGGCGCCTGCCGAACGCGAAGGAGTTGCACACCATCGTGGATTACACCCGAGCGCCGACCGTCACCGGCACGGCCGCCCTCGCACCGCCGCTGCGCGCCAGCTCGATGGAGTCGTACTACTGGAGCGGGACCACGATCGCCGATGGGCCGTCCGACGACCGGTATGGCAAGGCCGTCTACTTCGCATTCGGGCGCGCCCTCGGCTGGATGGAGATGCCCCCCGGCTCGGGGCTCGTCCAACTGATCGACGTGCATGGCGCCGGTGCGCAGCGCGCCGACTTCAAGCGCGGGAATCCGGCGCAATTCCCGCGGGGCTTCGGGCCGCAGGGCGACGAGGTGCGCATCACCAACTTCGTGCGGTGCGTGCGGGGGTAG
- a CDS encoding ShlB/FhaC/HecB family hemolysin secretion/activation protein, whose translation MWTTALLLVLASQDAVTQPPRLRHRPPTEAERASAYPDAATRSFVARARAERLRVDSTLNAYRATSYERLTLGGSVGGSAGAGGRERLLGRRETVGQVSWSRRDGAHLALLGRRGVQNSRVALPNPVGDQLAPIPWYPGMDALWLPSPTGAPASSGGEAQADTTDLVHPLAVGSESYYTFALGDSAVITLPDTRRLVLRELRTRPRQPRWNLSVGSYWFDTERVQLVRAVYRLSVPYDVWTEVDNTLVAGEQGPPWYLKFLAQPLKGELQAVTLEYGLYENRFWLPRVRRVDGSVKAGPLQLAVTIEQGFRYTDVNAVADVPTIPAANLALRASFDSLDGLWRQLWRDRRALRTRDDTAAWDARRVMLDSAWAQYSARATAQRNADCQATGVRYLTSTRLGTRLTTRVAVPCDSVKLANAPEFGSGLFAERAPVYASTMDEATREALGLDVQAAFAPQRITWHTGLEYLRYNRVEALSVGAALRQQLGAGWSWEANARGSLGDQQVNGELLATRTNGGGDLTVTGYRRLVQADDYGLAFGAAASLQSIVRALDEQFYYRAAGGELTRRYSGRGAGALRLETRLFGEWQEGVGTQAALSLPWLVNRSRTFDRGVGDTLPHLAGRAFGGSLRLLAARGAEEEGWRLGSAWRLEGVAGTWRYVRAAADLSLQRALPGRVRVTTTVSGGTSSGGLPTHRLWNLGGWQTVRGVRAGSLRGEAYWMSRAELTWARTGWWQPGLFADAGWAGARRDLSRSDGARLSVGGGVGMFGLPIRLDAARALEPASRWQVNLYAPIRF comes from the coding sequence ATGTGGACCACCGCCCTCCTTCTGGTGCTGGCGTCACAGGACGCCGTCACGCAGCCGCCGCGGTTGCGTCACCGTCCGCCCACCGAGGCGGAGCGTGCGTCGGCCTACCCCGATGCGGCAACGCGCTCGTTCGTGGCCCGCGCCCGCGCGGAACGCCTGCGCGTTGATTCCACGCTCAACGCCTACCGTGCCACGTCGTACGAGCGCCTCACCCTGGGGGGGAGCGTGGGGGGCAGTGCGGGCGCCGGCGGGCGCGAGCGGCTCCTCGGGCGCCGGGAAACCGTGGGGCAGGTCAGCTGGTCGCGGCGCGACGGGGCCCACCTGGCCCTGCTGGGGCGTCGGGGGGTGCAGAACAGCCGCGTCGCGCTGCCGAATCCGGTGGGCGATCAGCTCGCGCCAATTCCCTGGTATCCCGGCATGGATGCGCTCTGGCTCCCCTCGCCAACCGGCGCCCCCGCGTCCAGCGGCGGCGAGGCGCAGGCCGATACCACCGACCTCGTGCACCCGCTCGCGGTGGGCAGCGAGAGCTACTACACCTTCGCGCTCGGGGACAGCGCGGTCATCACGCTCCCCGACACCCGCCGTCTCGTGCTGCGCGAACTGCGCACGCGGCCGCGGCAGCCCCGGTGGAATCTGTCGGTCGGCTCCTACTGGTTCGACACCGAACGCGTGCAGCTGGTGCGCGCCGTCTATCGCCTGTCGGTGCCTTACGATGTGTGGACCGAGGTGGACAACACGCTGGTCGCCGGGGAGCAGGGGCCGCCCTGGTACCTCAAGTTCCTGGCGCAGCCGCTCAAGGGTGAGCTGCAGGCGGTCACGCTCGAGTACGGGCTGTACGAAAACCGGTTTTGGCTGCCGCGGGTGCGTCGGGTAGATGGCTCCGTGAAGGCCGGGCCGCTGCAGCTGGCGGTCACCATCGAGCAGGGGTTCCGGTACACCGATGTGAATGCCGTGGCAGACGTGCCCACCATCCCTGCGGCCAATCTCGCGCTGCGGGCCTCGTTCGACTCGCTGGATGGCCTCTGGCGACAGCTCTGGCGTGACCGGCGTGCGCTCCGCACGCGCGACGACACGGCGGCATGGGACGCCCGCCGCGTGATGCTCGACAGTGCCTGGGCACAATACAGCGCCCGCGCGACGGCGCAGCGCAATGCAGACTGTCAGGCAACCGGGGTGCGCTACCTGACCTCGACCCGCCTCGGCACGCGGCTGACCACACGCGTCGCGGTGCCATGCGATTCGGTGAAACTGGCCAACGCGCCGGAGTTCGGGAGTGGGCTCTTTGCCGAGCGTGCGCCGGTGTACGCCAGCACCATGGATGAGGCCACCCGCGAGGCGCTGGGGCTCGATGTGCAGGCGGCCTTCGCCCCCCAGCGGATCACGTGGCATACGGGACTCGAATACCTGCGCTACAACCGGGTGGAGGCGCTCTCGGTGGGGGCGGCGCTGCGCCAGCAGCTGGGTGCCGGGTGGAGCTGGGAGGCCAATGCGCGCGGGTCGCTGGGCGACCAGCAGGTCAACGGCGAACTGCTCGCGACGCGCACCAACGGCGGTGGCGACCTCACGGTGACGGGCTACCGCCGCCTCGTGCAGGCCGACGACTACGGGCTGGCGTTCGGGGCGGCCGCGTCGCTGCAGAGTATCGTGCGCGCGCTCGACGAGCAGTTCTACTACCGCGCGGCGGGGGGCGAGCTCACCCGTCGCTACAGCGGCCGCGGCGCGGGGGCGCTGCGGCTCGAGACGCGCCTTTTCGGCGAATGGCAGGAGGGGGTGGGCACCCAAGCGGCGCTCTCCCTGCCGTGGCTCGTGAACCGGTCGCGCACCTTCGACCGCGGGGTGGGGGACACGCTGCCCCACCTGGCGGGTCGTGCCTTCGGCGGGTCGCTGCGGCTGCTCGCGGCGCGGGGCGCCGAGGAGGAGGGCTGGCGCCTCGGATCGGCGTGGCGTCTGGAGGGGGTGGCCGGGACGTGGCGCTACGTGCGGGCGGCGGCGGACCTGTCGCTGCAGCGGGCGCTGCCCGGCCGGGTGCGGGTCACCACCACCGTAAGCGGCGGCACCAGCTCCGGCGGCCTCCCCACGCACCGACTGTGGAACCTCGGCGGGTGGCAGACCGTGCGAGGGGTGCGCGCCGGCTCGCTGCGCGGCGAGGCGTACTGGATGTCACGCGCCGAGCTCACCTGGGCGCGGACCGGCTGGTGGCAGCCGGGCCTCTTCGCCGACGCCGGCTGGGCCGGCGCGCGCCGCGATCTGTCGCGAAGCGACGGCGCGCGGCTCAGCGTGGGGGGCGGCGTGGGGATGTTCGGTCTCCCCATTCGCCTCGACGCGGCGCGCGCGCTCGAACCGGCCTCCCGGTGGCAGGTCAACCTCTACGCGCCCATCCGCTTCTGA